A section of the Bacillus sp. V2I10 genome encodes:
- a CDS encoding DUF1641 domain-containing protein, whose protein sequence is MAQAIIQQPPTQKASSNENQSTSSAISQEQIEVLNQLLKPEVQESLTVLVENLPKLAEMVPYLTKSYDVAQSIMTDRVLINDLVDGMQEFIKPLEGKIKEYASIAIEANDRAQANQETTIGLFGLLRMLKDPQMQKVFRFVQAYLDLKSEKQ, encoded by the coding sequence ATGGCACAAGCAATTATTCAACAACCACCTACACAGAAAGCTTCTTCAAACGAAAATCAGTCCACATCTTCAGCAATAAGCCAAGAACAAATAGAAGTGCTTAATCAATTATTAAAACCGGAAGTACAGGAGTCTTTGACCGTCCTTGTGGAGAATCTGCCGAAATTAGCAGAAATGGTTCCATATCTGACCAAATCATATGATGTAGCACAATCTATTATGACAGATCGCGTGCTGATTAATGATTTGGTGGATGGTATGCAGGAATTCATAAAACCGCTGGAAGGAAAAATAAAGGAGTACGCATCAATAGCTATTGAAGCAAATGATCGGGCCCAGGCAAATCAGGAAACAACTATTGGTTTGTTTGGTTTATTGCGAATGCTAAAAGATCCTCAGATGCAAAAAGTATTCCGATTTGTACAGGCATACTTAGATTTAAAATCTGAGAAACAATAA